Proteins from a single region of Diaphorobacter limosus:
- the tolQ gene encoding protein TolQ — MNSQDMSMLSLVLGASWVVQLVMLLLLAVSVASWAAIFRKLFALKRVKALNEDFERDFWSGTSLNELFAAAAHNAKSAGPMERIFASGMREYQKLRERRISDAGTLLDGARRAMRASFQREMDVIESSLSFLGSVASVSPYVGLFGTVWGIMHAFTGFAGMEQVTLATVAPGIAEALVATAIGLFAAIPAVIAYNRFARDIDRVATHQETFIEEFSNILQRNLGAQPGSPSGH; from the coding sequence ATGAATTCCCAAGACATGTCCATGCTCAGCCTGGTGCTGGGCGCCAGCTGGGTGGTGCAACTGGTGATGCTGCTGCTGCTCGCCGTCTCCGTGGCCAGCTGGGCCGCCATCTTCCGTAAGCTGTTCGCGCTGAAGCGCGTGAAGGCTCTGAACGAGGACTTCGAACGCGACTTTTGGTCTGGCACCAGCCTGAACGAGCTGTTCGCCGCTGCCGCGCACAACGCCAAGAGCGCCGGTCCCATGGAGCGCATCTTCGCCAGCGGCATGCGCGAATATCAAAAGCTGCGCGAGCGCCGCATCAGTGACGCCGGCACGCTGCTCGACGGCGCCCGCCGCGCCATGCGCGCGAGCTTCCAGCGCGAGATGGACGTGATCGAGTCCAGCCTGTCCTTCCTCGGCTCGGTGGCCTCGGTGTCGCCCTATGTGGGCCTGTTCGGCACCGTCTGGGGCATCATGCACGCCTTCACCGGCTTTGCCGGCATGGAGCAGGTCACGCTGGCCACCGTCGCGCCCGGCATCGCCGAGGCCCTGGTGGCCACCGCCATCGGCCTGTTTGCCGCCATTCCGGCCGTGATCGCCTACAACCGTTTCGCCCGCGACATCGACCGCGTGGCCACGCACCAGGAGACCTTCATCGAAGAGTTCTCCAACATCCTGCAGCGCAACCTGGGCGCCCAGCCCGGTAGCCCCTCGGGACATTGA
- the ybgC gene encoding tol-pal system-associated acyl-CoA thioesterase yields MAFEWPVRIYWEDTDAGGIVFYANYLKFFERARTEWLRALDLGQQQLREQTGGMFVVTDARLRYLRPARLDDELIVTARLQDSGRASMTIEQQAFLTTQATPAQPQLLCEASIRIGWVDGTSMRAARIPDSVLQAISRS; encoded by the coding sequence ATGGCTTTCGAGTGGCCGGTACGCATCTACTGGGAGGACACCGATGCCGGCGGCATCGTGTTCTACGCCAACTACCTCAAGTTCTTCGAGCGCGCGCGCACCGAGTGGCTGCGCGCGCTGGATTTGGGCCAGCAGCAGTTGCGGGAACAAACCGGCGGCATGTTTGTCGTAACCGACGCGCGCCTGCGCTACCTGCGCCCGGCCCGGCTGGACGATGAACTGATTGTTACGGCCAGGCTCCAGGACAGTGGCCGTGCATCCATGACAATCGAACAACAGGCCTTCCTGACAACACAAGCCACGCCAGCCCAGCCCCAGTTGCTGTGCGAAGCCAGCATACGCATAGGCTGGGTCGATGGCACCAGCATGCGCGCGGCGCGCATCCCTGATTCTGTTTTGCAAGCAATTTCCCGATCATGA
- the tolA gene encoding cell envelope integrity protein TolA, with amino-acid sequence MQAAIHDRDQFAPPRPPGRMRAITLAVLAHAVLVVALTWGVNWKSSSDQPAVEAELWAAVPQQAAPRAAEPPPPPAPEPTPEPQPAPAPPPPPPPAPRQAEPDTRDADIALQKQKKREEELKKKREQELEQDKKDKERRERLEQEKKERQLAQKKAEREKAEREKEQREKQLAEQKKLEQQKAEQEKQKKLAEDKRRKAEEAREAREADARHQANIRRMQSLAGATGGETATGTALRSAGPSGGYGGKVAAKVKPNIVFPDQVDGNPRAEVEVLAAPDGTIVKARITQSSGNKAWDEAVLRALQRTETLPRDIDGRVPSSLVISFRPKD; translated from the coding sequence ATGCAGGCAGCCATTCATGACCGCGACCAGTTCGCCCCGCCGCGCCCGCCGGGCCGCATGCGCGCCATCACCCTGGCGGTGCTGGCCCATGCCGTGCTGGTGGTCGCGCTGACCTGGGGCGTGAACTGGAAGAGCAGCAGCGACCAGCCCGCCGTGGAGGCCGAGCTCTGGGCCGCCGTGCCGCAACAGGCCGCTCCGCGCGCGGCCGAGCCCCCACCGCCGCCGGCCCCCGAACCCACGCCCGAGCCACAGCCCGCGCCCGCACCACCGCCGCCACCTCCGCCTGCCCCACGCCAGGCCGAGCCCGACACACGCGACGCCGACATCGCCCTGCAAAAGCAGAAGAAGCGCGAGGAAGAGCTGAAGAAAAAGCGCGAGCAGGAACTGGAGCAGGACAAGAAGGACAAGGAACGCCGCGAGCGCCTGGAACAGGAGAAGAAGGAACGCCAGCTGGCCCAGAAGAAGGCCGAGCGGGAAAAGGCCGAGCGCGAAAAGGAGCAGCGCGAGAAACAGCTGGCCGAGCAAAAGAAGCTGGAGCAGCAAAAGGCCGAGCAGGAAAAGCAGAAGAAACTGGCCGAGGACAAGCGCCGCAAGGCCGAGGAAGCGCGCGAGGCCAGGGAGGCCGATGCGCGCCACCAGGCGAACATCCGCCGCATGCAGAGCCTGGCCGGTGCCACCGGTGGCGAGACGGCCACCGGCACCGCATTGCGCAGCGCCGGCCCCTCGGGCGGCTACGGCGGCAAGGTGGCGGCCAAGGTCAAGCCCAACATCGTCTTCCCGGATCAGGTGGACGGCAACCCGCGCGCCGAGGTCGAGGTACTCGCCGCGCCCGACGGCACCATAGTCAAAGCACGCATCACCCAATCGAGCGGCAACAAGGCCTGGGACGAGGCCGTGCTCCGCGCCCTGCAGCGCACCGAGACCCTGCCGCGCGACATCGATGGCCGCGTGCCATCGTCGCTGGTGATCAGCTTTCGGCCCAAGGATTGA
- a CDS encoding ExbD/TolR family protein codes for MPAMASRSGTRRRSMNEINMVPFIDVMLVLLIIFMVTAPMLTPSSVNLPSVGKGAKLPKTRADVIVDKDGGVRFKADGNERTVPLAQLGHTAKTWLKDQPEDTPVLISADKTASYDSVMKAMSELQRAGVARVALAVKSGG; via the coding sequence ATGCCCGCAATGGCGTCCCGCAGCGGCACGCGCCGCCGCTCCATGAACGAGATCAACATGGTGCCCTTCATCGACGTGATGCTGGTGCTGCTCATCATCTTCATGGTGACCGCGCCCATGCTCACACCGAGTTCGGTCAACCTGCCCTCGGTCGGCAAGGGTGCCAAGCTGCCCAAGACGCGCGCCGATGTCATCGTGGACAAGGACGGCGGCGTGCGCTTCAAGGCCGACGGCAACGAACGCACGGTGCCGCTGGCGCAGCTGGGCCACACCGCCAAGACCTGGCTCAAAGATCAGCCCGAGGACACGCCGGTGCTCATCAGCGCCGACAAGACGGCCTCCTACGACTCGGTGATGAAGGCCATGTCCGAGCTGCAGCGCGCCGGCGTGGCGCGCGTGGCGCTGGCCGTCAAGAGCGGCGGCTGA